A portion of the Stigmatella aurantiaca DW4/3-1 genome contains these proteins:
- a CDS encoding serine/threonine protein kinase: MKVERVAQVDPRDLKPGQWVDGWRIVRRIGSGAYGVVYEVEKDGQRFALKLACHREQSGDPRQTDARAKREVACLQQLHHRHIIRMWAHGRWPEPRSGFLYIVLDFVDGYTLGYWVERTHPTPHEVAVLFLKLFDALEHLHGRGVFHRDLSLRNIMVSQDGEPVIIDFGAADYAAAEELTDAPLPPGTPRNRSPEAVSFWTANRHNPEARYPFKATDDIFALGANLYDVLTDPSPERSQKRPPLGGVMPPPSPFKVTQGRVPQELSAYAMHLIASEPRARPATAKDARRPLQEFARFEHPEWRGLPIHPIASQLPPEPAKRGAVPSAAGDLAGKVPRYAGRFLGLVGALALAVLAAAMAASLLHGTTSPAPTHVAREAPATQPPTSALAEKPTSRPAPLPSPLPTPEEASPSVNQPENSPALTHGVPNPSQVQKASAQRALSKAQKCALLVASLSWVAAGCPGVQTRPEPELCPEKAVKAMEQELDWSLDSGETLLVTVDVTKGKIPRRTSKREETMTVFKDGPVTGALSEPNGKAPEGTILEGHLWTTGDKIVGRYFRARLPNGRTVPICLELKYGGMFKEEGSKPGKAVGRKEADAGGVTRWR; this comes from the coding sequence GTGAAGGTGGAGAGGGTGGCGCAAGTGGACCCAAGGGATCTCAAGCCCGGCCAGTGGGTGGACGGCTGGCGCATCGTGCGGCGCATCGGCAGCGGCGCCTACGGAGTTGTCTACGAGGTAGAGAAGGACGGTCAGCGCTTCGCGCTCAAGCTGGCCTGCCACCGTGAGCAGAGCGGAGACCCGAGACAGACGGATGCACGCGCAAAGCGCGAGGTGGCCTGTCTCCAGCAACTCCATCACCGCCACATCATCCGCATGTGGGCCCATGGCCGATGGCCAGAGCCGCGCTCGGGTTTTCTCTACATCGTCCTCGATTTCGTGGACGGCTACACGCTGGGTTATTGGGTGGAGCGAACCCATCCGACGCCGCATGAAGTGGCCGTCCTGTTCCTGAAGCTATTCGACGCCTTGGAGCACCTGCACGGGCGAGGTGTATTCCACCGGGACTTGAGCTTGCGGAACATCATGGTCTCCCAAGACGGAGAACCGGTGATCATCGACTTTGGCGCGGCGGACTACGCGGCCGCCGAGGAACTGACGGATGCTCCACTGCCTCCCGGAACCCCGCGCAACCGGAGCCCGGAGGCCGTGAGTTTCTGGACGGCCAACCGTCACAACCCCGAGGCGCGTTACCCCTTCAAGGCGACCGACGACATTTTCGCGCTCGGAGCCAATCTCTATGACGTGCTGACGGACCCCTCGCCCGAGCGCAGCCAGAAGCGGCCTCCACTCGGAGGGGTGATGCCACCGCCCTCCCCGTTCAAGGTGACTCAAGGGCGCGTTCCGCAGGAATTGAGCGCCTATGCAATGCACCTGATCGCCAGCGAGCCCAGAGCGCGGCCTGCGACCGCGAAGGATGCGCGGCGTCCATTGCAGGAATTTGCTCGATTCGAACACCCCGAGTGGCGAGGGCTCCCCATTCACCCAATCGCTTCGCAGCTCCCGCCAGAGCCCGCCAAGAGGGGGGCCGTGCCGTCTGCTGCTGGGGATTTGGCGGGGAAGGTTCCTCGCTATGCAGGGCGTTTTCTCGGGCTTGTAGGGGCGCTGGCGCTGGCCGTGCTTGCGGCAGCCATGGCCGCCTCCCTGCTACACGGCACCACGTCCCCCGCGCCCACCCACGTGGCGAGGGAGGCTCCAGCAACTCAACCTCCCACCTCGGCGTTGGCCGAAAAGCCGACAAGCCGCCCCGCTCCATTACCCTCGCCTCTCCCGACCCCCGAGGAGGCGAGCCCTTCTGTGAATCAGCCCGAGAATTCCCCTGCCCTCACCCACGGCGTACCGAACCCGTCTCAAGTCCAGAAGGCCAGTGCTCAGCGTGCTCTCTCGAAGGCGCAGAAGTGTGCGCTCCTCGTGGCCTCCCTCTCTTGGGTCGCGGCAGGCTGCCCGGGTGTGCAGACTCGCCCGGAACCGGAATTGTGTCCGGAGAAAGCCGTGAAGGCCATGGAGCAAGAACTCGATTGGTCGTTGGACTCTGGAGAAACCCTCCTTGTCACCGTCGATGTGACCAAAGGGAAGATTCCCCGCCGCACCAGCAAACGGGAGGAGACTATGACAGTGTTCAAGGATGGTCCCGTGACAGGGGCTCTTTCCGAGCCAAACGGGAAGGCCCCCGAGGGGACGATTCTGGAGGGGCATCTGTGGACAACCGGCGACAAAATCGTTGGCCGTTATTTCCGCGCCCGCCTTCCCAACGGACGCACGGTTCCAATCTGCCTTGAGCTGAAGTACGGAGGCATGTTCAAGGAAGAGGGTTCCAAGCCCGGAAAGGCCGTGGGCAGGAAGGAAGCGGATGCAGGCGGCGTGACGCGGTGGCGGTGA